The following are encoded in a window of Prochlorococcus marinus CUG1417 genomic DNA:
- a CDS encoding ATP-dependent DNA helicase, with the protein MTKTTMDIEKFQFDHIFDLILGIFKFNEKKYGNFVKDTIKILLEFEKNGETIIDVDNSLIIFELLEDGWPNKHLDILKNIGLIGSLNSPFLLVDRKLSLAKWSTKIERVINSFLKKIDSNNLIKAIFYEDDNKIDQIKNIFKYSNLIFLQGGPGTGKTTLIINLILELLRIDNFLNIGLSAPTGKATARLKEALNDKKNISFAKYLDQIEFQTLHRWILNSQNKSLKLKFKVKELDIFIIDEMSMVNIDLIESVFNLLAKDCKIILVGDKNQLSPVNNCSIWNYLFEYCEISLLKSCVVNLEKTYRNIGDIALISSLIFNNDYSLINQKINELEKDNKSREVAISKSKEKDIPKNLLFSITSYLDNLNLSTSNLSKKKYIFDEGIDNLLLNEKDLVDKIFLDLQSHMILCEKNSGIWSVEYLNEIVLGQRKPYDLRTLNEGVPIMCTKNNNELGLSNGDIGVLIGLKNERKYLFRKFNDNNEEIVSLIDPSNLENVVPAIAITIHKSQGSEAEKVSILWSQKYRRKQYAEKEQKDIKNIFCRDNFERRLFYTAVTRAKKFLNIYYLD; encoded by the coding sequence ATGACTAAAACAACTATGGATATTGAAAAGTTCCAATTCGATCATATATTTGATTTAATCTTGGGGATATTTAAATTCAATGAAAAAAAGTATGGTAATTTTGTAAAAGATACAATAAAGATTTTATTAGAGTTTGAAAAAAACGGTGAAACTATTATTGATGTAGATAATAGTTTAATAATCTTTGAATTATTAGAAGATGGCTGGCCCAACAAACATCTAGATATTTTAAAAAATATAGGCTTGATAGGTTCCCTAAATTCTCCATTCCTATTAGTAGATAGAAAATTATCCCTTGCAAAATGGTCAACAAAGATAGAAAGAGTTATTAATTCATTTTTAAAAAAAATAGATTCTAATAATTTAATAAAAGCGATATTTTATGAAGATGATAATAAAATTGATCAAATTAAAAATATATTTAAATACTCAAACTTAATTTTTCTGCAAGGAGGACCAGGTACCGGTAAAACAACCTTAATTATAAACTTAATACTTGAACTCCTTCGAATTGATAACTTCTTAAATATTGGCTTGTCTGCTCCAACGGGTAAAGCCACAGCTCGTCTAAAAGAGGCGCTTAATGATAAAAAAAATATTTCCTTTGCCAAATACCTAGACCAAATTGAATTTCAAACTTTACATAGATGGATTTTAAATTCTCAAAATAAATCTCTTAAGTTGAAATTTAAAGTAAAGGAACTTGATATTTTCATAATTGATGAAATGTCAATGGTTAATATCGATTTGATTGAATCAGTTTTTAATTTACTAGCAAAGGACTGTAAAATTATTTTAGTTGGAGATAAAAATCAATTATCCCCAGTAAATAACTGTTCTATCTGGAATTACTTGTTTGAATATTGTGAAATTAGTTTACTTAAATCTTGTGTAGTAAATTTAGAAAAAACTTATAGAAATATTGGAGATATAGCATTAATTAGTAGTTTAATATTTAATAATGATTATTCTTTAATTAATCAAAAGATAAATGAATTAGAAAAAGATAACAAATCTAGGGAAGTTGCTATTTCAAAAAGTAAAGAAAAAGATATTCCAAAAAATCTATTATTTTCGATTACAAGTTATCTAGATAATTTAAATCTTTCAACTTCAAATTTAAGTAAAAAAAAATATATATTTGATGAGGGTATTGATAATTTATTGCTTAATGAAAAAGATTTAGTAGATAAAATATTTCTGGATTTACAAAGTCATATGATTTTATGTGAAAAAAATTCAGGAATTTGGAGTGTTGAATATTTAAATGAAATTGTTTTGGGTCAAAGAAAACCTTATGACCTTAGAACTCTTAACGAGGGTGTTCCGATCATGTGTACAAAAAATAATAATGAACTTGGATTGTCAAATGGCGATATAGGTGTACTTATAGGTTTAAAAAATGAGAGAAAATATCTTTTTAGAAAATTTAATGATAATAACGAAGAAATTGTCTCCTTAATTGATCCATCTAATTTAGAAAACGTTGTGCCAGCAATAGCCATTACTATTCATAAATCTCAAGGAAGTGAAGCTGAAAAAGTAAGCATTTTGTGGTCCCAAAAATATAGAAGAAAGCAATATGCTGAAAAAGAACAAAAAGATATTAAGAATATCTTTTGTAGAGATAATTTTGAAAGAAGATTATTTTATACTGCTGTTACAAGAGCAAAAAAATTTTTAAATATATATTATTTAGATTAA